In Streptomyces sp. NBC_00433, a single genomic region encodes these proteins:
- a CDS encoding NTP transferase domain-containing protein, with translation MDTKGEVAGLLLAAGGGRRLGGRPKALLPYGDRPLVEHAARALRDGGCGPLHVVLGAAADEVRATAELPGCVLVDNPHWPDGMGSSLRAGLASLAAARPRPAAVVIALVDQPGVGAAAVARVVAAGRAGDDLLSALVSAAYGERRGHPVLIGAARWAGVAGSAGEDRGARTYLRGHAGQTVLVDCSDVADPADIDTPADLRLLRPA, from the coding sequence ATGGACACAAAGGGCGAGGTGGCCGGGCTGCTGCTGGCGGCCGGCGGGGGCCGGCGGCTCGGCGGCCGCCCGAAGGCGCTGCTGCCGTACGGCGACCGCCCGCTGGTCGAGCACGCGGCGCGCGCGCTGCGGGACGGCGGCTGCGGCCCGCTGCACGTGGTGCTGGGCGCGGCGGCCGACGAGGTGCGGGCCACCGCGGAGCTGCCCGGCTGCGTCCTGGTCGACAACCCGCACTGGCCCGACGGCATGGGCTCGTCGCTGCGCGCGGGCCTGGCCTCGCTGGCCGCCGCGCGCCCGCGCCCGGCCGCGGTGGTGATCGCGCTGGTCGACCAGCCGGGGGTGGGCGCGGCGGCGGTCGCCCGGGTGGTGGCGGCGGGCCGGGCGGGCGACGACCTGCTGTCGGCGCTGGTGTCGGCCGCGTACGGGGAGCGCCGCGGGCACCCGGTGCTGATCGGCGCCGCCCGCTGGGCGGGTGTCGCGGGCAGCGCGGGCGAGGACCGGGGCGCGCGGACGTATCTGCGCGGGCACGCCGGGCAGACGGTGCTGGTGGACTGCTCGGACGTCGCGGACCCGGCGGATATCGACACCCCCGCCGACCTGCGGCTTCTACGGCCGGCCTGA
- the aceB gene encoding malate synthase A, protein MSAPTPSSAAVVTGTAGNHVPREEEVLTPGALEFLAELHRRFAPRRAELLASRAERRAEIARTATLDFRPETAHIRADDSWRVAAAPAALNDRRVEITGPTDRKMTINALNSGARIWLADFEDASAPTWENVIGGQLNLIDAYERRIDFTSPEGKSYALGAADGLATVVMRPRGWHLNERHLTVDGEQLPGGLVDFGLYFFHNAQRLTDLGKGPYFYLPKTESYLEARLWNDVFVFAQDRLGIPQGTVRATVLIETITAAYEMDEILYELRDHASGLNAGRWDYLFSIVKNFRDGGARFVLPDRNAVTMTAPFMRAYTELLVRTCHKRGAHAIGGMAAFIPSRRDAEVNKVAFEKVKADKDREAADGFDGSWVAHPDLVPIARASFDAVLGDRPHQKDRLREDVHVTAAQLIDIASLDAAPTYEGLRNAVQVGIRYIEAWLRGMGAVAIFNLMEDAATAEISRSQIWQWTNTGVVFDNGEKATPELVRRVAADEITAIRTEVGEDAFAAGKWREAYDLLLRTALDAEYVDFLTLPAYEQLAD, encoded by the coding sequence ATGTCCGCACCGACCCCTTCGTCCGCCGCCGTCGTCACCGGGACGGCCGGGAACCACGTGCCGCGCGAGGAGGAGGTGCTGACCCCCGGGGCGCTGGAATTCCTCGCCGAGCTGCACCGGCGCTTCGCACCCCGCCGCGCGGAACTGCTGGCGTCGCGCGCCGAGCGCCGCGCCGAGATCGCCCGCACCGCGACCCTGGACTTCCGCCCGGAGACCGCGCACATCCGCGCCGACGACAGCTGGCGGGTGGCCGCGGCCCCGGCCGCGCTGAACGACCGCCGGGTGGAGATCACCGGCCCCACCGACCGCAAGATGACGATCAACGCGCTCAATTCCGGCGCGCGGATCTGGCTCGCCGACTTCGAGGACGCCTCCGCCCCCACCTGGGAGAACGTCATCGGCGGCCAGCTGAACCTGATCGACGCCTACGAGCGGCGGATCGACTTCACCTCCCCCGAGGGCAAGAGCTACGCGCTCGGCGCCGCCGACGGGCTGGCCACCGTGGTCATGCGGCCCCGCGGCTGGCACCTGAACGAGCGGCACCTGACCGTGGACGGCGAGCAGCTCCCGGGCGGCCTGGTCGACTTCGGGCTGTACTTCTTCCACAACGCGCAGCGGCTGACCGACCTCGGCAAGGGCCCGTACTTCTACCTGCCCAAGACCGAGTCGTACCTCGAAGCCCGGCTGTGGAACGACGTGTTCGTCTTCGCGCAGGACCGGCTCGGCATCCCGCAGGGCACCGTCCGGGCCACCGTGCTGATCGAGACGATCACCGCCGCGTACGAAATGGACGAGATCCTCTACGAGTTGCGCGACCACGCCTCCGGGCTCAACGCGGGCCGCTGGGACTACCTCTTCTCGATCGTGAAGAACTTCCGTGACGGCGGGGCCCGTTTCGTCCTGCCCGACCGCAACGCGGTCACGATGACCGCGCCCTTCATGCGCGCGTACACCGAACTCCTGGTCCGCACCTGCCACAAGCGCGGCGCCCACGCCATCGGCGGCATGGCGGCCTTCATCCCGTCCCGCAGGGACGCCGAGGTCAACAAGGTCGCCTTCGAGAAGGTCAAGGCGGACAAGGACCGCGAGGCGGCCGACGGTTTCGACGGCTCGTGGGTCGCGCACCCCGACCTGGTGCCCATCGCCCGCGCCTCCTTCGACGCGGTCCTCGGCGACCGCCCCCACCAGAAGGACCGGCTGCGCGAGGACGTCCACGTCACCGCGGCCCAACTGATCGACATCGCCTCCCTCGACGCCGCCCCGACCTACGAGGGCCTGCGCAATGCCGTCCAGGTCGGCATCCGCTACATCGAGGCCTGGCTGCGCGGCATGGGCGCGGTCGCGATCTTCAACCTGATGGAGGACGCGGCCACCGCGGAGATCTCCCGCTCGCAGATCTGGCAGTGGACCAACACCGGTGTCGTCTTCGACAACGGCGAGAAGGCCACCCCCGAACTGGTCCGCCGCGTCGCCGCCGACGAGATCACCGCGATCCGCACCGAGGTCGGCGAGGACGCCTTCGCGGCGGGCAAGTGGCGCGAGGCCTACGACCTGCTGCTGCGCACCGCGCTGGACGCCGAATACGTCGACTTCCTGACGCTGCCGGCGTACGAGCAACTGGCGGACTGA
- a CDS encoding GNAT family N-acetyltransferase, with protein MSDLGPIAWPPDPIKTERLVLREPEARDRSVFVELLASAEVHTYLGGPRSRDELERELPGVPERWPGSFVVDLDGTMIGQILLRRASEHHRPAAAGKPDLGYLFLPQAWGFGYAAESCAAALAWLDSALPGEPVVLATQTANAASMRLAARLGFTEVERFHAWNAEQWLGLRPPVNP; from the coding sequence ATGTCAGACCTGGGGCCCATCGCCTGGCCACCCGATCCGATCAAGACCGAGAGGCTCGTCCTGCGCGAGCCCGAGGCCCGGGACCGCTCGGTGTTCGTCGAGCTGCTGGCGTCAGCGGAGGTGCACACCTACCTCGGCGGACCCCGCTCGCGCGACGAGCTCGAACGCGAGTTGCCCGGAGTGCCCGAGCGGTGGCCCGGCAGCTTCGTCGTCGATCTCGACGGGACGATGATCGGCCAGATCCTGCTCAGGAGGGCATCGGAACACCATCGCCCGGCTGCCGCGGGAAAGCCCGACCTCGGCTACCTCTTCCTGCCGCAGGCGTGGGGCTTCGGCTACGCCGCCGAGTCCTGCGCGGCGGCACTCGCCTGGCTCGACAGCGCCCTCCCGGGCGAGCCGGTGGTCCTCGCCACCCAGACCGCCAACGCCGCCTCGATGCGCCTCGCGGCAAGGCTGGGCTTCACCGAGGTGGAGCGCTTCCACGCCTGGAACGCCGAACAATGGCTCGGCCTGCGACCCCCGGTGAACCCCTGA
- a CDS encoding TMEM175 family protein, translating to MNESGRVEAFSDGVFAIAITLLVLEIKVPEDAGDRLWSALGAMWPSYAAYAVTFLIIGVMWVNHHTVFQCIARVDRTLLFLNLVLLMGVAALPWPASVVAAYLREGNAAHVALAVYGLFMVFHALVFQAMWWHLTRTGHLFDDRVDVEAARATRTRFALGSIAYPATVGLAFVSAPLTLAVHGLLAVYYAFNQVPVPTKAEAVPAGPPAVS from the coding sequence ATGAATGAGTCGGGAAGAGTCGAGGCGTTCAGCGACGGGGTGTTCGCCATCGCGATCACGCTGCTGGTGCTGGAGATCAAGGTCCCGGAGGACGCCGGCGACCGGCTGTGGTCCGCGCTCGGCGCGATGTGGCCGTCATATGCCGCCTATGCCGTGACGTTCTTGATCATTGGCGTTATGTGGGTCAACCACCACACGGTCTTCCAGTGCATCGCCCGGGTGGACCGCACACTGCTGTTCCTCAACCTGGTGCTGCTGATGGGTGTCGCGGCGCTGCCGTGGCCGGCGTCGGTGGTGGCCGCGTATCTGCGGGAGGGCAATGCGGCGCATGTCGCCCTGGCCGTCTACGGGCTGTTCATGGTCTTCCACGCGCTGGTCTTCCAGGCCATGTGGTGGCACCTGACCCGCACGGGTCATCTCTTCGACGACCGGGTCGACGTCGAGGCGGCCCGAGCCACGCGGACGCGCTTCGCCCTCGGGTCGATCGCGTATCCCGCCACGGTGGGCCTTGCCTTCGTGTCGGCGCCGCTGACCTTGGCGGTGCACGGGCTGCTGGCCGTGTACTACGCCTTCAACCAGGTGCCCGTGCCGACGAAGGCGGAAGCGGTGCCCGCCGGGCCCCCGGCGGTGAGCTGA
- a CDS encoding YciI family protein, translated as MTRYLISFDDGTMIIPEEDLAEVGEAAHEVVRQAQDAGVWIFGGGLESQQASVVATDGTVSDGPYPETKAVLGGFSIIDVPSRDDALKWAAKFAAACRCAQEVREIMYDPAV; from the coding sequence ATGACGCGGTATCTGATCTCGTTCGATGACGGCACGATGATCATCCCCGAGGAAGACCTGGCGGAGGTGGGGGAGGCCGCGCACGAGGTGGTGCGGCAGGCCCAGGACGCCGGCGTATGGATCTTCGGTGGCGGCCTGGAAAGCCAGCAGGCGAGCGTCGTGGCCACCGACGGGACCGTCAGCGACGGCCCGTACCCGGAGACCAAGGCGGTCCTGGGCGGGTTCTCGATCATCGATGTGCCGTCGCGTGACGACGCCCTGAAGTGGGCCGCCAAGTTCGCTGCCGCGTGCCGCTGCGCGCAAGAGGTCCGGGAGATCATGTACGACCCGGCCGTCTGA